From Malus sylvestris chromosome 1, drMalSylv7.2, whole genome shotgun sequence:
ATTTCTGCTCAACCTGCCAAAGATACATGGGAGGTACGAGAGCTAATCAGACATGAACAACATGTCCCCTCTATGTTTTCAATCTACCAACCCACGAGTTTACATCAAAATTCAATATCTCAGAGTTAATATGTATTTCCACTCCAAAAGGAATATCGGACACTAGAAATCAATGCAAAGTAGAGTACCTGTCCACGTTTTCCAGTAGCAGTTGCTCCGCTCCACTCAAGTGTGGGAGACAGCACCATCAAGAATTTGTCCTTTGCATGCATAGGATATATCTCCGTATTCACATCAAGGAGCAGCACCACACCATGCTTCTCACTCTGTGCTACAATCCGGGAAACTAAGGAAGCAAAAATCCAAATTTAATCAAAGTACCAAAAGAGCATTAGAACAGATTTCAAAGGAGTTGAAGGGCTTATTGATCATGCCATTGCCAGCCAAACTAATACTTGGAAAAGGCGTTTTCCCAACAATGTGAGGGTTGGCAACAATAAACCACTTTTAGACAATTTATTAGGTGGGGGGATAATGTCTCATAGCCCGAAAGGATCGACCACTAAACAGAGTGCCGATTAAATTTCTATATATTTACAAATTGCAAAATTCATTCTAGTATAAATCAAATAGACCTCATTTCTCTTTCTTATTGTTCGTCTACATAAAAAAGTCCGTtcattgtagttttttttttttttttgaacaaacgatattatctacactaatgggGAGGGAGTGGgttttagcctcataatgggatagcaataatgtggttcaaattcgcctttgacgagaatcgaacctaagatcacCCACtgacaaatgaagaggaatatcactagaccatagtattAAGCGGTCAGTTCATTGTAGTTTGAATCCAATAGAAATCAATTCTACTACGacacaaaaaagaaatacaatGTCCACACACACATTTAACAACAACGAGACTCAGAGTAATGCATATGAGGACCATAATTATGCTAAAACAGGATTAGATGGAAATAAATTTCAGAGGCAGATAAATGCATCTAATGAAgattgaaaaatgaaattgtCTGGATCTGCAAGTGGCAatgacgagagagagagagagcaagaaGCAGCTAGTTAGAAGCAAACCTTTGTCAAATTTTTTGCCATCTGGGTCCACTTTCTCAATGCTAAATATATCATCGAATAGGAAATCGACCATTCTTACTCAAAGTTTGTGCTCAAAGTGACCTACATAATCATGAAATTAAAGAAATTATAGAAATTAAAGCCTCATAAAACAGTATACTTGAAGCTTTGTAGAACGCAAATGTACAAAAGTGGTTCTGGGTTTCTCCTAAATTTCAAGCAACTCCAAACCATATGCAAACAattaacaaaaacccaaaaacatagACCCATCTCTGAAACTGTTCAAGTGAGAAGAACCCaccaacaaaatcacaaaactaACTgaatacagagagagagagttagggTTACCAAGCTAAGAGATGGAGAGGAAGAATTAGGAGTTGGGCGGGAGAGAGAGGACGAGAGAGCTCAGAGAGGTACTTAGGGCttctttcttatttatttacgTACCCGGCCCAGAACCGAAACGATTCGTTTTCCCAATTTATTAGTTTGCTACTCCGCCCCTCCCCACCCACCAGtcaccaccactaccaccacgAGACACCTTCACTTCACcgcccccccctctctctctctctctcttctctcacaTCACAAATCCATGTTGCGAAGGTCAATTCTGCAGATTGCGTCTCGTCGTGGGGTTAGAAGAAGGATTCCGAGGCCGATTACAAGGGAATTCTCCGCCGCAGCCCCCAAAACTGCTTCCCACCACCCTGGCGATGCAGCCAATCCGCCGCCGCCGGGAAACGGCGGTTCCAGCGCCAAAATTTTCCTCGGAAGCGCTGCCGTTGGTGCTGGGCTTGTGGCAGCTTACAAAACCGGGTATCTAGACCCAATTTTTGGTGCCAAAGAGAAGAGTGATTCGGTTAAGGATGCTGCCATTGGTTTGGAGGATCACAAAcatgtagaagaagaaaaacatgaTGAAGAAAGAGCTGGCATTGCCGAGGAGAAGGTCGAAACGCGTTCGGATGTTCCCAATGTTGAGGGTTTGAGTGGAAGCGATGGCGAAAACCCGCAGTCTCAAGTGGATGAGGATAATAAAGCTGAGAGTGACATCACAAGTGAGAAAGGTTTGCCTGAGCATTCCCAAAATATAAATCTTGGGTCATCATCTGAAGGGAATGTAGACGTGAAGAGTGCAGAGGAAAAAACTAGTGTGGAGATAAATGAGGCGCCCGTAGTTTCCCAGACTAGTGCAGATCAGCAAGAGAAGGAGGCGAAAACACCGCCACCTCAACCGGATATTGTACAAGACAAGGCAGAGGTAGTTCTCATTTGGGTTCCCTTTAACAATTTTAAGTACTTGTGGATATTGAATGCCGATAATTTAGGCTGCACTTTCCACTTAAACTTGATGTATCACAAGAATTATATGTAGAAACAATTGTCAATTGGACGTTAACATCGAAGAGAGCTTATTTGAATGGGTTTTAAATGCAGTTGCTTTTGgtgaaactttgtttttacaggTTGCATTAGGTATTGATGAAGAGCCATCAGGTTCTCTCCTCAAGGCATATCATCTGAAGGACGAGGTCGATGAAGGCATCAAAATTACTAATAGGGAGGATGGTATTGAATACAATAACTTTCCTAATGAAAAAGAGGTAGTTATAAgcactttttcttcttcccattTCATGCATATTGATGTTGTAATATCAAAGGGATTGTCCAATTGTATCACTGAATTCTGGTTCTCTGGATCAATAGGCTCTCGATGCAATCGAAGGGCTAAATGATGCGTACATATCTAAAGATGGAAAGTTAGTTCTCGACTTCTTACAAACCATTCATACTGCTGAGAGAAGGCAAGCGGAGTTAGATGCTCATGTTTTTGCAGAAGAAAAGAGAATGTTAAAGGTTTCTACTGTTACTTACAAGAATTTATTGTTCACTTTGCTTTATAAGACTAACTAGAGTTGTGGGGAGCTCTTTAGTATTCATAAATTGACAAGAATTTATGGTACTTTTGTACTATTCATAAACTTGACTACCTAGCTCACCACAGGAGAAGTATGAAAAGAAACTAAAGGATGCTGCGGCCAGGGAATTGATGCTCGCAGAAGAGGCAGCAATGCTAGACAAGGTTCAAGAGCTTTGTCATATATctgatttgttttattttcaataGACTATCTTCTTGTTGCTTTTTTCATTTGGAGCCTTGACTGGGAGGACACCTTGTATAAATTGTGTACTACAATAATTCCATGCAATACTAAATGACCATGCTAGTTGACCTGTTTTACTAGTCATCCCATTATCTCACTAGCATAGTGGCATCTTTTGTCTGCTTGTGAAGAGTCTAGTCTGTAATTTGTTATACTGATCTCTATGCAAGTAAAAGATGCATATTGTTGGTCTAGAAAATGGTCATTTCTTTGCTCAAATCTATAGGATACATATCCTGTTGGAAGACTAGTGTTGTCAAGCACGAGGAGTGGAGATAGGTAACCAGCATATGCACAGAGTTGTATATATTCTTCACCACCCCCAGATCCAGTAATCCTGATTATTCAGGACCGACCTACAAATAGCTTTTATTTACTTCAATGCAGCTATTGTTCTTACTTTTATTCCAACCGTCCATAGGAAATAAGTACTTATACTTTATAGGGAAATTtatagttttttcttttcttttttttttttggtggtgtTTTTTCAGGaattaaagagagagagggcaaAAGCAGCTGCTGCACTCAAGTCACTTCAAGAAAAGCTTGAAGAGAAATATAAGACAGAACTTGAGCACAAGGTGCACAATTGCTTTGGTGctgtcattttttgttttattttatctttttgtcTTTATGGTGCATCAGCGTATTATGACTGGTAAATTGAAATTGATACTTGAAGTAAATGCAGGAAAGTGAAGCTGAAATGAAGTTAAAGAAGGTTGAGGAATTAGCAAAAGCGGGACTGGCAGCAACAATTGCAAGAGAGAAGGCATCCCAAATTGAGAAAATGGCAGAAGCAAACCTTCATGTAAGATTACTGCTCAAGTCTCCTAAGGATGGTTCAAAACAGCTAAATGTGGATTTATGGTCTTACTTTCATGTTCATTTTGTATTAAAAGTTTAAACCGTCTCAAAAAAGTTTCAGTGAGAATTGTGATATTGATCTTGATGAGATAATTTGAATCCAGAAAAGTTGCTGTGTCATCTACAACAATTGATTGTATAGTACTCAGAAAATGAACTCACTTCACCCATGTCAGTGGTCACTTGAAGTTGTATTTTAGGAATGGAACAAAACAATTGGGGGGAACTGTAATAGGTGCCAGGATACAATTTCGTTTTTACAGAAGGTCCATTTTTCGTTTCTTACATGAAATGCAACACCAATTTTGCAGGCCAAAAATTTATTGGTGTAAAATGCTCTAGCTATTTATACATAATATTTTGGTCCCTTTTTTtctaggggtgtgctatccacacacctctttttacttctcatacaccccttgttaatttttgtcctttgatcttcaattcatctaattcgacggtcgaaaattaaaagggtgtgtcagaagtaaaaagaggtgtgctatccacacacccctttttctATACTATAAGCCTCTCTTTAGGGCTGAAAATTCATAAAAGAATTAGTAAATGAAATCACACCTAATGGTCCCCATATGATCTTTTCAAAGGGTTAAAGCATGCAGGCTTCAGTATTATACAACTTTGCGATATTAACTGATGAATTTAGCTTAAATAGATTATTCCTGGGATGTACatagtgtgtttgtgtgtatgaaTGTATCTAATTAGTGATTGATGAATTTGTCCACTACGAAATCTGATGTTTAGGTTCTTTTTGTAGATAAATGCCTTGTGTGTGGCATTCTATGCAAGATCTGAAGAAGCTCGTCAGACTCACTCTGCTCACAAATTTGCTTTGGTGAATATTATTATTATCTTTCCCATTCACTtcctttgtattttttttttaagagaacaTAATCTTATTCATACCCCATCAGTGATTTTTCTAGCCTTGAAGTTTTATCCTATCAATGATGTGTTGTGGGTATTGCAGGGAGCACTTGCACTAGATGATGCACTTTCAAAAGGATTGCCAATTGAGAGAGAAATAGAGGCTTTGCACACTTACCTTGAAGGCATTGATAAAGATTCAATTTTGGATGTGGTCCTATCATCTCTTCCTGAAGAAACACGAAGGAATGGCACAGATACCTTATTGCAATTGAATCAGAAGGTTAGTAGTTCTTTTCTTACTTTTCATTACATATTTTTTAGTGGAGATCGTTACCCTTATGATCAACTGTCAACTATTATCACCCTTATGTAACCTTTTACTTTTACTGTTGAACTTGGCTTTTGTCCCCTCTAGCTAATGGTAAAGAAAGACCATACCTCTTAATATAGTTGATGGAAGGAAGTATTTTCCTCCTGGAAAGTTTGATTGCACAACATTGAAGTGCTAGTAATTCGTTGCATTTCTAAGTTTTTTGACATAAAGCTGTTTGCTAAAGTTATGCTCAAGTTTTGCCTCAGAATTCATACATCATTTTAGAGCAACAGGCTACAGATGCATAACATATTTTAAGTTACTACCCCGTGAAAGACGTCTTAAGTTTTTCAAAACTGTTGATGACATGTTGTCTACTTCTTCATTTATAAGCAAGGATTCTGAGGAAATTGCCCCATCCGCCATTTTGAAGACATAACTTTTGGACTTAACTAGGCTGATATTGATAAAGTTTTGTTGTAGGCGAGGGTCTTTTTAATCTATTGCATTCACTTCATATGCCCGGAATTTAGACAATGTCATTCCTTGTTTctaatatattttttagttgtgaaaatatgtaagattaaaatttaatatgctTTATCGAGGACCTATTGACTAAACTTTTTAAATATCCTTAAATGTTTGTTCGGTCACTTGAGTTCCATTTCTTGAGATTATAAATTTGCCTTGGCTATTTCCTTATTAAATGCATAAAGGTACAGGTTCACTTTGAGCAATATCCTGACTTAGAGAGTGTCTACATGAAAAATGGATGAGTTATTAATTGAAGTTTCCTCAGATACATGAATTCTTGCCATTTTTAGTATGAACTATGAAGTTCTGTGAACTGAAAATAGTTGAGTGCTTCAAGTTGTGATTTGTGAATTCTGAAAATCGTAGTAAGAATGTAATGCTAAACTTAATTCTCGGTGCAGTTTGATGCCTTGAAAGGGACAGTGCGGCACCTCAGCTTAATCCCTCTTGGTGGTGGTGGCATTTTGGCACATTCCTTGGCACATATTGCATCCTGGTTGAAGGTAAGTAGATATGAGGTCTGGGTTTCCATACTAAATTCACTACTAGTCTAGTATAAATCAACTTATTGGAGTGCTTGGTGTACATGCCCTCGGGATTTTGTATAGGTGAAGGAAGTGGACCACTCAGGGGACGGAATTGAGTCCATTATCAACAAAGTGGAGTACTACCTAGCTGAAGGAAAGATAGCCGAAGCAGCAGAGGCACTTGAAGAAGGAGTGAAAGGCACCCAAGCAATGGGAGTAGTGAGTGAATGGGTGAAGCGTGCTAGGAATAGGGCTATCACAGACCAAGCTCTAACGCTTCTCCAATCATATGCTACTTCTATCAGCGTTACATAAAGTCCATTTCTCAACTACACATACTGAGCCTACCATGTTAAAATGGAGGGCCTAACGCTTTGAGAGATACGTAAAATGCCATTCGATCGAGTGTTGTACTTCTCCATAATTGTTTAAACAAGCGAATAATCCAGTTCAATGTGTTACCAGCAGAAAGAGTGAAAATGTCCGTTCTTTTCATGCAGGGTCACTGCCATGGGAAGTTTCCGGATCGTCCCTTTGAGTGGCATTTTGTTTCAGTTGCTACAAGTTTTGCATATAGTCAGTGCTTCAGGACTTTCTTGAAACAGAAGCGACCCAGGTTGTGCACAagatgaataaatgaaattgttCTCTTTTTGAGTAACTATGCTATTTGAACACCATCATGTGCTAGGGGTTCCTGTTAAGTTCgttattaatttttatgtaataaattgtTTACTCTTTGGTGTCCTTAAGGACTTTTTGATaattatttcattttcaattttttttaacactcaTTTGGTAACTATTTTCAgtgttttcaaataaaaaataaaaattgaaaataaaatgttcaTTAAAAGGCCTAAGGCCTGGTTTTTTAAGAGCACCTTACTAAAAAATCTAGAACATCAAATGTatttggtaaaacaaaaaaaaaaaaaagtatttttttaagaaactgTTGTCAATGACAGTAgaaagcatagaaaagcaaaaacatagtaatcaatgtttatttaataaaattctCAAATGACAAGTATATCCCcacatattttataaaaatacaaTCATTGTCTTTATATTATTCTCTTTGAAAATTATTAAATCACATTAAATATCATATTTTTAATCATTTATCATATTcacatcaatttatataaaaatttatcaaatatccagacattttttttttttggttaaaagaacttttacataaaataaaataaagtttaTTAAACACTcaataaatttattttacaactgtttattctcacagcacaataGAACCTCTTTTTTTAAACCCAACCTTCCTTTATTTATATGAAAATGAGGCCCACCAATTATTTATAACATATGGgtttaaaaatattacaaaaccAACATTTTAAGCCGTAAAATTTTATACATAAATCCATATATTCATActtataattatttaattaataattatgttttttttcttctatgtgCATAagcacttatatatatatatatatatatatatatatatatataaagtaaatttatttaaatctgTTTAGGCCCCATCTAGATGCTTAGGCGCTAGGTCTCAACCTACCCgcctgactagcgcctagcgtatTTTAGAACCATGCACCATATCACCCTATCAATGCCTTATgattcgtttggatgtgcttttaaaataattgaaagcgattttagagaaaaagt
This genomic window contains:
- the LOC126622463 gene encoding DNA-directed RNA polymerases II and V subunit 8A-like, whose amino-acid sequence is MVDFLFDDIFSIEKVDPDGKKFDKVSRIVAQSEKHGVVLLLDVNTEIYPMHAKDKFLMVLSPTLEWSGATATGKRGQVEQKSLADKFEYIMHGLLYKMSTACSESKGKPKASVEGSKTDVKVEVYASFGGLQMMLKGDPSSCTKFTIDQNLFLLIRKLI
- the LOC126622440 gene encoding uncharacterized protein LOC126622440, with the translated sequence MLRRSILQIASRRGVRRRIPRPITREFSAAAPKTASHHPGDAANPPPPGNGGSSAKIFLGSAAVGAGLVAAYKTGYLDPIFGAKEKSDSVKDAAIGLEDHKHVEEEKHDEERAGIAEEKVETRSDVPNVEGLSGSDGENPQSQVDEDNKAESDITSEKGLPEHSQNINLGSSSEGNVDVKSAEEKTSVEINEAPVVSQTSADQQEKEAKTPPPQPDIVQDKAEVALGIDEEPSGSLLKAYHLKDEVDEGIKITNREDGIEYNNFPNEKEALDAIEGLNDAYISKDGKLVLDFLQTIHTAERRQAELDAHVFAEEKRMLKEKYEKKLKDAAARELMLAEEAAMLDKELKRERAKAAAALKSLQEKLEEKYKTELEHKESEAEMKLKKVEELAKAGLAATIAREKASQIEKMAEANLHINALCVAFYARSEEARQTHSAHKFALGALALDDALSKGLPIEREIEALHTYLEGIDKDSILDVVLSSLPEETRRNGTDTLLQLNQKFDALKGTVRHLSLIPLGGGGILAHSLAHIASWLKVKEVDHSGDGIESIINKVEYYLAEGKIAEAAEALEEGVKGTQAMGVVSEWVKRARNRAITDQALTLLQSYATSISVT